DNA from Acetobacter aceti NBRC 14818:
AATCTGTGGGGAATTGAAACAAACATCGGACGAGGCCTAGTGAGCTTTCTGTCCGGTTTACAAAAAGCATGATTCTGTAAAGAGACAGGCCGGAGGAATTACCCTCCGGCCTGTTTTTGTGGCTCAGGCAGATTTCAGCTGAGCTTCGGCGAACTCGTAGTTGGCGAGCTTGTCGAGATAGTTGGTGATGTAGTCAGGACGACGGTTACGGAAGTCGAGGTAGTAGGCGTGCTCCCAGACGTCGAGGCCGAGAAGCGCCGTGCCCTGACCTTCGGCGAGCGGGTTGCTGCCGTTGGCGGTCTTGGTGACAGCCAGCTTGCCGTTCGGGTTCAGGACCAGCCATGCCCAGCCGGAGCCGAACTGCGTGGTGGCGGCCTTTTTGAACTCTTCCTTGAAGGCTTCGACACTGCCCAGATCTTCCTTGATCTTGGCTTCGAGAGCCGGCGGGATTGCGCCACCGTTGGAGGACAGGTTCTGCCAGAAAAGGATATGGTTCCAGTGCTGACCCGCATTGTTGAAAACGGGAGCCTGAGCCGGGTCACCTTTGACGAAGAGAATGATCTCGTCGAGGGACTTGCCCTGAAGCTCCGGCTTGGCTTCGACGAAATTGTTCAGAGCCGTCACATAGGCCTGATGATGCTTGTCGTGATGAAGTTCCAGTGTCTCCTGGCACATGCCTTTGGCGGCGAGGGCGTTATAGGAGTAAGGGAGGGCAGGCAGTTCAAATGCCATGATGATGGTCTCCTTGGATTGCAATCACGAATACAGGGCGAAACAACGCCGCCCTCAACAGCTATGGTCCACCCGGAAAAGCGTCAAGGGACGCTTGCGTGATAGTGGACTGACAGCTTCCTGAAAGGGTCAACGCAGTTATGGCAGAAACGGATCCATTAAAAATGGAAAAGCCTGACTGTGAAACGACCGCACGTTTATGTGATCCGGATCGGTTTTTCTGTGCGATGTTCCTGCCGCAGAGCATCCGAGGGGCGGCTTTTACGCTCATTGCGCTGAACTGCGAGCTTTCCAAGGCGCTGATTCTGCCCGTGTCAGGCACGGTGACGGGTCCGATGGCGGGGCTGATTCGGCTTCAGTGGTGGCGGGACGTGATCGAGGACCCTGAACAGGGTCGTCAGTCACGTCATGAAATCGCCGTGCCGCTGGCTGACCTCATCGAGCGTGGTGTTATCCGCAAAGTCCCATTGCTGACACTGATTGACGCCCGGGAGGCGGAGTTGTGCCGTTTTCCGGACTGGACGGCGTGGCGTTCAGCCATGCTGGAAGGTGCGGGCATGATGCAGCGGATGGTGGGCGAACTGCTGGGAATCGAGGATGAGGCGATTCTGGCCGCAGTGACCCGCGCCGGTGCTGCGTTCGGTACCGGGTTGTTGGTGCGGTATCTGCCACAGGTTCTGCTCAGTGGTCGTATGCCGCTACCGGAAGAGGCGTTCTCGGACGTCGGATTATCCGTTCATGCTGACAGTGAAGAGCTTCTGGAAAGCACGCGTCTGGCGACGATCGTGGGGATTCTGAAACGGGAAGGATTGGCATTTCTGCCTGACCGTCAGGACATCCGTCGAGCAAGACTGGCCATGCTCCCTGCGATTCTGGCTCGCAGGGATCTCGGTCGTCCGCCGGTCACAGCTGGCGCGGTCAGGGGTATTGGTGATCGTCTCGCCGTAATGACGGTGGGCGTCAGAGGACGTTGAGTCCTCCTGCTACGCCTTTAGCGATCGTTGGCGACGATTTTTTCCATGACCCGGATAAGCGAGGAATAATCCTCATTGGGTGACAGGCGACGGGTGAGGGAAAGCTGTTGCGTGGCTGCCGCCAGAGTCGGGACGGGCACAGCCTCACGCGCTGCGGCATCGAGCAGCAGGCGCATATCCTTCTGCATGAGACGGGCCGGGAACTGCGGGGCAAAATTGCCGTCCTTCGCTGCTTTCAGCTTGCGTTTGTGATGCGGGGAGATCACCGCCACCTGATCGAGCGCATCGAACAGCATGGAACGATCCAGTCCTGCTGACAGGCCATAAGCGACCGATTCGGCGAGTGTCGTCAGCCCTGCCCCCATGATTCCATTGATCACGAGTTTCAGGCGTGCGCCGCTGCCGGTTAGACCCGCATGAATGGTGAGCTTGCCGATTGCATCAAAAATCGGCGCGGCTCTCGCGACGTCTTCCTTGTCTCCGCCGACGAGGATGACGAGGCTGGCGGAATCTGCTTCCGGCGTGCTGCCTGAAACCGGGGCGTCCAGCACGACCACGCCATGTTTCTGACCGGCTTCATACAGCGTGGCTGTTGCTTCCGGTGATACCGAGGAGGTGTTGATCAGCAGGGAGCCTTTGGTCATCCCGGCCAGTGCGCCATTTTCACCGTACATCGACGCAGCGAGAGCTTCATCGTCTGGCACACACACCACAACCGTGTCCGACTGTTTGGCAAGGGCCAGCGGTGTAGGAAGCATCGGAACGGAAGGGGAAGGGGAGCGACCGGAAGGGGTATAGGCGCTGATTGTATAACCAGCCGTCTTGAGATGGTCGCCCATCCGGCTGGCCATGGCGCCAAAACCGATAAAGCCGATGCGGGGTGCGTTTTCTGGTGAGAGAATCTGCATGCTGCTAAGTCCTGTCCTGATCCGGGCTGCAATATCTTCTGATACAATGCCTGAACGATAAGACAGTTTTTTTGAAATCACTATCTGCGGACCGACCGCTCCTCTTGATGAACGTTGCTGGCCGAATGGCAGAAGTGGGCTGCGTCGCGTGATCTGAAGATCGTCCTTGAGAGCGCGGACATCACTCACCCAGAGTGAGACCGCAAAACTGCGGAGGAAGCTCTCTGGCGGTGGCCCCGGTCGATTTTTATTCTGGAGAGTCGATTTCCTGTCGGATCTGCTGAAGCAGTTTTCTGAAAGAATGCTGGCAGACGTGGCCTGTTTGCAGATTATGGCGCGAAAGCAGAAGGCTGTTCGCGATCATGAGGCCGTCCGGCATGCTGGAAATCTGGCCATTCTGGAAACTGACTCGGGAAAACGGCACACCGCAGGCGGCCAGTGTGGCGTTATGAGCAAGCACACCCAGAGTCAGAACAATACGAAGATTGGGGAGCGTCTGCAATTCGGTGCGTAGAAAATGATTGCAGTCAACGACATCCGACGGCAGCGGTAAATCGGAACGTGGCGGAGACTGGATAACGCTGACAAACCGGGTTCCCACAGGGGACAGCATGATGTCGCCATCCTTATCCACATCGCGCGAAAGGAAGCCAGATTCGATCAGTGCTTCATAGAAAACGGTTTCGGTTTCTATGTCGAAAAGGGACGTGTCGTTACCTTCCTGCGGATGGATAAAAGCAGGGGCTACAATCAGAAGGCTGGCGTCAGCCGGGCCGAAGGGAAGGCGTTCTGTGGACAGTCCAATGCTGGAGCCGGATATGGCGAAACGCGGACAGACCGCACTGTTGTCCGTAGAATCCGTCGTGCCTGAAAGATCGACGACAGATGAGGTAACGACTCCCATGCGGTAACATGCTCCTGGACACAGTCGCCACCCCACCGGGGAGTAAGGGGTGGGGTGTCGGGGAGTGGTAGTGCAGCCTTATTCAGGCTCGCTCAATTGATCCGCCGGGTGGCGAATCGGGGTCTGGCGCGGCCGAGGGTCGGCTGGCCGGCGGGTGATCTCTTCAGCGATGTCAGCCAGATCGACAAACTGGTCTGCCTGTCTGCGTAGATCGTCACCAATCAGGGGCGGGGAAGAACGCATGGAGGAAACGACGGTGACCCGGACGCCCTGTCGCTGCACGGCTTCAACCACGCGGCGGAAATCCGAATCGCCGGTAAAAAGGATGGCGTGATCGATGCGGGGAGCCGCTTCCATCATGTCCACGGCGATTTCGATGTCCATGTTGCCCTTGATACGGCGGCGACCGCTCTGGTCGGTGTATTCGCGCGCTGTTTTGGTCACCAGAAAATAACCGTTGTAGGACAGCCAGTCGGTCAGCGGCTTGATGGGGGAATATTCTTCAGTATCAAGAATCGCCGCATAATAATGCGCTCTCAGGAGGTGACATCTCCGCGCGAAGAAATCGAGCATTTTACGGTAATCGACATCGAAACCAAGACCACGAGAGGCTGAGTAAAGGCTTGATCCATCAATGAAGAGGCTGGTTCGTTCAGTGTTATGAATGATCATTAAGTTTGTGTTCCTTTAATACCGCTGACTGTATAGCGAACTGGTTAAGACTTGGTTATGTGTCGCCGGAGTCCTGTCGATCTTTTCGTCGGATGACCGGGACATGTTTTAAAGTCTGGAGGGTTAAAGAGGTGCGGGTTGTGATAGCCATTGGCGCGAACCTTGCCAGTTATGCTCCCATTGATGGAAAACTGTTAGCCCCCGCCGCAACCTGCGAGGCTGCGGTAGAGGCTCTGCGAGAGCTTGACGGGCTGCGTGTGGATGCTGTGTCCTCATGGTACGAGAGCGAGCCCGTTCCGCCCTCTGGTCAGCCTCCCTACATAAATGGCGTCGTAGTGGGCAAGTCTTCTCTTGCGCCGGAAGCGCTGCTTGACGCATTGCACGGGATTGAGGCCGCATTCGGGCGTGTGCGGAGCGTGGTGAACGCTGCCCGTCCCCTGGATCTGGATCTGATCGACATGGGCGGGATCGTCAGAACGGACGGCGCTCCGCTGCTGCCGCATCCACGGGCGCATGAAAGAGCTTTCGTGCTTCTGCCGTTGAGGGACGTCCTGCCTGACTGGCGGGAGCCGGGCTCGGGAAAAACGGTGCAGGCGCTTCTGGATGCGCTGCCTCCTCAGGCGATCCGACGGCTGGAGCCGCAGGCACGCTGACCAAGGCTTCCCTTGTCGCGGGGATGGTGGTAGAAAACGTCTTTAACAAAATTTTCCGGAGGTCCGCCCCATGGCGCGCGTCACAGTCGAGGATTGCGTCGAGAAGGTGCCGAACCGCTTTGAACTGGTTCTGCTTGCTGCTCAGCGTGCACGCAACCTGTCCCGCGGTGAGGAACTGACAGTCGATCGCGATAACGACAAGAACCCCGTTGTCGCGCTCCGTGAGATCGCCGAAGAGACCGTTCAGCTTGAGCCGCTGCGCAACGACCTTGTGCGTTCGCTGGCGCGTGCTCCCGAGCCTGAGCCGGCCGATGAAGAGGTCATGGACCTTATCCCGACCGAGCAGAACATCTTCGGTCTGCAGGAAAGCTCTGCCGAGGAAGAGGTGACCGATCTCTCTCCGGAAGAAATGAAGGCCGCTTTCGAGGCCGAAATGTCAGGCCGCGGCAAGCGCTGATTCCGTTCTGACATACTATACCGCCGGACGCTCCCTAGGGGCGTCTGACGGGGACTGAACCTCCTCCGCTCAATTATGGAGATTTTCGTCATCCCCGCGTCTGCTCCTGTCTCCCCGCTCTTCGGCCCCGATCTCTCTGCTGGAAAGGGGTGAGGCGTGGAACAGGAACCGCATCTCATGCTGCCCCGAGGCAGGGGCGTGTCTCGCGCAGAGAATGACGAAATTGCCGAGGTCTCAGCTGATCGCCTGATCCAGCGTATTCTTCGATACAATCCTGACGCGGATATAGCGCTCGTCCAGAAGGCGTTCGAGGTTGCACGTGACGCGCACGAAGGCCAGTTGCGCGACGCGGGTGATCCCTACATCACCCATCCGCTCTCCGTCGCGATGATCCTTGCGCGGTTCCGGATGGATGTGCCGTCCATCGCCACGGCTCTTCTGCACGATACAATCGAGGATACCGGCGTCAGCATCGAGACGCTGCGGGAGCAGTTTGGCCCCACGATCGCCGAACTGGTCGATGGCGTCACCAAGCTGACCCGTCTCGAACTTCAGTCTGACCGTACCAAACAGGCCGAGAATTTCCGCAAGCTCGTGCTGGCGATGTCGAAGGACATTCGCGTCCTCATCGTCAAGCTGGCCGATCGTCTGCACAATATGCGCACCCTGCATTTCGTGCAGCGTGAGGACCGCAGACGCCGCATCGCCCGTGAAACGATGGATATCTATGCGCCGCTCGCCGGGCGCATCGGTATGGATCGCGTCAAGACGGAGTTGCAGAACCTCGCCTTTGCGCAGTTAGAGCCGGAAGCTGACGCCACCATCCGCGCCCGCCTGAATTATCTGCGCGGGCAGGGCGCTGACATCATCGAGGACGTCAAGCGGGAGCTGGCGCGTCTGTGCCGCGAATCCGGAATCGAGAATGTCGATGTGAAGGGGCGTGAAAAATCGCCTTATTCCATCTGGGAGAAGATGCAGCGCCGTAATGTGGCGTTCGAGCAGCTCTCCGACATCATGGCGTTCCGCCTCATCGTGGAGTCGCGGGAAGACTGTTACGCCGCGCTTGGTGCCATTCACGGCGCTTTCCCGATGATCGCCGGGCGGTTCAAGGACTATATCTCCACCCCGAAGGCCAACGGTTACCAGAGCCTTCATACTGGCGTGACGCTGCGTCATCCGCGTAACCAGAAGATTGAAGTTCAGATCCGTACCGAGGAGATGAACGATATCGCCGAAAACGGCGTGGCGGCGCACTGGGCCTACAAGCAGCTTCCCACTGGTGCCGCGCCGGATGAGGTTGTCGGCAAGATGAAGCGCCCGCGCTGGGTGCAGGATCTGCTCGAAATTCTGGAAGATTCCTCGGCTCCCGACGAGTTTCTCGAAAACACCAAGCTGGAGCTCTATCAGGATCAGGTCTTCTGCTTCACGCCGAAGGGACAGCTGATCCCGCTTCCCGCTGGCGCGACGCCGGTGGACTTCGCTTATGCCGTGCACAGTCAGGTCGGCGATTCGTGCGTCGGCGCGAAGGTAAACGGGCGTCTGGTGCCGCTCCGCTACGAGCTTCAGAACGGCGATCAGGTCGAAATCATGACCGCCCGTGGCGGCGCGCCATCGCCATCGTGGGAGCGGTTTGTCGTCACCGGCAAGGCGCGCGCGCGTATCCGCCGCTATGTCGCACAGCAGCAGCGTCAGGTTTCGCTCGACTCCGGGAAGGCGACGCTCGCCAAGGCGTTCCGTCAGGAGGGTGTGGACGGTTCCGAAAAGGTGCTGGAGACGCTGCTCAAGGAACTCAAGCAGGCGTCCGTTGAGGATCTGTATGTCGCGGTCGGCACCAGCAGCATTGGTCCACGTGACGTTGTTCATGCGGCGTATCCGGAACTTCGCCGTACCACCCGCGGCCCTCGCATGGTGCCGGGTCTTGTGGCGCGTGCGCCAATGCCCAAACCGAAAACAGGTGGGGCCGGAATGGCGCCGCTGGTCGGTCTTGGAGCCGGGATCGCTGTTCATTTCGCGGGCTGCTGTCATCCGCTGCCGGGAGACCGGATCGTGGGCGTGGTCGCCAACGGCAAGGGTGTGACCATCCACACTGCGACCTGTCAGACACTGGAATCCTTTGCCGCCACCCCGGAGCGTTTTCTGGATGTGGACTGGGATTACGAAGCGCTCGGGCGTGTCGGGAAAGCGGGTAGCGAGCCGTTTGTCGGTCGTGTCACGGTGATTGCGGCTAATGAGCCGACCACGTTGGCGACCATCACCAACGGGGTGTCCCGACAGGACGGTTCGATCGTCAACCTTAAGATCGTGCATCGCCAGCTTGATTTCATGGAAGTGCTGGTGGATGTGGAAGTCCGGGATCTGCGGCATCTGTCGAGTGTGATCGGAGGGCTGCGTTCCGTGGAAGGGATCTCTCAGGTCGAGCGGGCGCGGTCATGAGGAACTTTGAGGCATGATCATCGGCACCGGCATGGATCTGTGTGACATGCGCAGGATCGAGAAAGCCATCGAACGCTTCGGCGCACGTTTTCTGGATCGTGTCTTTACGGAAACCGAGCGGGCGCGGGCTGAACGTCGTAGCGGGCAGGCGCGGATTGGTGCCTACGCCAAACGCTGGGCCGCCAAGGAAGCCTGCGCCAAGGCCCTCGGAACCGGGTTTGCCGATGGCGTGTTTCATAGCTGCATCGGCGTGGGCAATCTGCCGTCCGGACAGCCGGTGCTGACTCTGACCGGAGGGGCTGCCGTCAGGCTGGCCAGCATGGTTCCGGCGGGTATGGAGGGGCGTCTTCACCTCTCGATGACGGACGATACGCCTTACGCACTGGCGCAGGTCATGATTGAAGCCTTGCCGCGCCTTTGAGCGCTTTTGCTTGACAGGGGTGGGTCGCCTCGGCTTCATCCGCCGTTCGCCCGGTCAGGGTGCGATAGCCTTGCCGTGTGGTGGGGATCAGGCGGAAACAGGGGACGGAATGAAGCCTAAGGACGAGAGCGTAACGACGCAGGGACATGGAACTGCCCGCAAAGGGGAGAGCCTGTTTGACTTCGTGCGCTGGCTTGCAAGCGTCATTCTGCTGGTTCTGGTGGTGCGCACATTCCTCTACGAGCCGTTCAACATTCCCTCAGGCTCGATGATCCCGACGCTTCAGGTTGGCGATTATCTGTGGGTTTCCAAATATAGCTACGGCTATTCGAAATACTCTTTTCCGCTGTCGCCCAACCTGTTTCAGGGGCGCGTCTGGGGTGCCGAGCCGCATCGTGGCGATGTGGCGGTGTTCCGCTTCACCAAGAATCCTTCCATCGATTATGTGAAACGGATCGTCGGTCTACCCGGTGATCACATCCAGATGCGGGCAGGACAGCTGTATCTGAATGGCACAGCCGTACCCTGTGCGCCTGAAGGCGAATATGTCGAGCAGGACGAGTATCACATGGGCCGGTCAGGTCATCTGTGTCGGGAGACCCTGCCGGGGAGTGCCGGACGGTCACCTGTCGTGCATGGGGTTCTGCTTTTTCCGGAAGACGGACAGCGCAACGATACTCCTGACTACATTGTTCCTCCCGGTTATTTCTTTGCCATGGGCGACAACCGTGATCACAGCGCGGACAGTCGCTTCATGGGGGATGCCGATCAGGATCTCGGGTTTGTGCCCATGGAAAACCTTGTTGGCCGGGCAGGTATGATCTTCTTCTCGGTGGATATGACGCACCCGATCTGGCAATTCTGGGCATGGCCGACGGAAATCCGGTGGGCCCGGCTTTTCCATGTCGTGCACTGATCGACAGTGACGAACGGGGATCTTGTGGAACAGACCGTACTCGACAGCCTGCAGCAGCGGATTGGTTATCGGTTCACCAGCGCGAAACTGCTGGGCGAGGCGCTCACCCATCGTTCCGCCGCGCATCAGCGGCGTACCGGGAAGCGCCCAGGCAAAAGCGGTGGGAAAAGTCAGACCAAAGGCGCGGGCTCAAACGAACGGCTTGAATTTATCGGCGACCGGGTGCTTGGCCTGCTGATGGCGGAGTGGTTGCTGGAGCGCTATCCGGACGAGCAGGAAGGCGCGCTGGGTTCGCGTCATGCCCATCTTGTGTCGCGTACCGCGCTGGCGCAAGTGGCGCAGGAACTGGGTTTGCCCGAAGCTCTGGACGTCGCCGAGCACGAGGACAAGGCCGGGATTCGCGGTACGGCGAACGTGCTGGCCGATGCGCTGGAAGCCATTCTGGGGGCGCTGTATCTGGACGGCGGACTGGAGCCACCGCGTAAACTGGTCCGGCAGTGGTGGGACAAGGCCATCATTGCGCAGGCCAGACCGCCGAAAGACCCCAAGACGGCCTTGCAGGAATGGGTGCTGGCGCGTGGGCTGGCTCTGCCCGCCTATGAGGTGGTCAGCGCAGACGGGCCATCACATGCCCCCTGCTTTGTCGTGGAAGTTCACGCCGCCGGTATGATCGGCGAAGGAGAGGCGGGTAGCAAGCGGGCAGCCGAAAGCGCCGCCGCGGCCAATCTGCTGGAAAGATTTAACACTGCACCGGGAGCAGGACGGAAATGACAGAAGAGACACGGTGCGGGTTCGCCGCGCTGGTCGGGGCGCCGAATGCAGGGAAGTCGACCCTGCTGAACCGTATGGCGGGCGCGAAGCTGTCGATCGTCAGCCCCAAGGCGCAGACAACGCGCTTCCGGGTGCTCGGCATCCTGATCCGGCATGCCACCCAGATCCTGATCGTTGATACGCCGGGTATCTTCCGTCCGAAACGTAAACTCGACCGCGCCATGGTGGCGGCAGCATGGTCAGGCTCCGAGGATGCCGACGTCACGCTGCTGCTGATCGACGCGAAGTCCGGACTGGATGACGCGACGACGGCTGTGATCGAACAGTTGGCCAAGGCCGGACGACGTGTCTGGCTGGTGCTGAACAAGACCGATCTGGTGACGCCGCAATCCCTGCTGCCTCTGACGGCGGCGGTTGCCGAGATGATTCCGGTCGAGCACGTCTTCATGATCAGCGCCCGCACAGGGAACGGAGTGGATGATCTTCTCGATCGTCTGGCGGAGTCCCTGCCGCTCGGCCCGTTCCTTTATCCGGAAGACGACATGACCGATCTGCCGGACCGGTTGCTGGCGGCGGAACTGGTGCGTGAGCAGATCTTTCTGCAGACGCATGAGGAAGTGCCGTACGGCGCCACGGTCGAGACCGAAAGTTTCGTCGAGCGTCCGGATGGGTCCGTCCGGATCGATGTCACCGTCTATGTTGGCCGAGCGAGCCACAAGGCGATCCTGATTGGCGAACGTGGTCGTCGCATTCGTGAAATCGGCCTCAAGGCGCGGCTTCAGCTGGCTGACCTGCTGGATCGGCCCTGTCATCTGTTCCTCAATGTGAAGGAGCGTGCAGGCTGGGATGAGGAGCGGGCGCGTCTGCGGGCCATCGGGCTGGATGATAACGCCTGAGGCTTGCTCAGGAGTATTGCAGGTTTTTCGTTCCGAAAAGGTCTCGAACCCTTGATTGGATAAGTCGGGACCAAGGGGCGGTGTCCCTTGGTGAGGTTTGGGCAAAACCCTGAAAAGACATAAACCCGGATCGTAGGAAGGGAGAGGCAGGCTTTCTTCCAGAACTGCCTCTGGTGTTTAAACCTGAATTTTATAGGGATATTTACGTCTGTTCTTGTGATACACGCCATCGGACGATATGACGTGGCCTCGGGTTCCATGTCAGCTCGTCCGGCAGGATGTTGAGGGACGTGGAGAGACCATCCGAATTATCCGCGCATTGAGGTACCATGAACATCACCGCTGAAGGCCCCGCCACGCCGCGTCGTGCGCTCCTGAAAATCTCCGGTGAGGCGTTGATGGGCACCGGCCAGTATGGCGTTGACGCCCAGACGGTCGACCGGATCGCCGCTGACGTCGCTGCTGTCGCACAGAGTGGCATTCAGGTCTGCCTCGTCGTCGGAGGTGGCAACATCTTCCGTGGACTGACAGCCGCAGCACGCGGCATGGATCGTGCGCAGGGCGATTACGCCGGGATGCTGGCCACCGTCATCAACGCACTGATGGTGCAGAACGCTCTGGAGCGGGAAGGCATCCCGACCCGGGTCATGTCCGCCATTCACATGTCCTCGATCGCCGAGCCTTATATCCGTCGTCGCGCTGTCCGCCACATGGAAAAAGGTCGTGTGGTGATCTTCGCCGCCGGCACGGGCAACCCGTTCTTCACAACGGATACGGCCGCGGCCCTGCGCGCCGCCGAGATGGACTGCGACATTCTGCTGAAGGGCACGCAGGTGGACGGCGTCTATGACTCCGATCCCCGCAAGAATCCGGATGCCAAGCGCTATGAGAGCCTGACCTATCTTGAAGTTCTGTCACGCGATCTCAATGTCATGGATGCCGCGGCCATCAGCCTCGCCCGTGAGAACAGACTGCCGATCATTGTCTTCAATATTCACGAAGCGGGTGCGTTCCAGCGTGTGCTGAGGGGCGAGGGGCCATTTACACGGATTGAAGAAGCCGGTTGATACAGCGCAAAGACGTTCATCAATCATTCATGTTTGAACCGGCGTGCGGATCATTGCCGCCGGTCTGTTGAGGGGAGAGCCACCGTGGCTGAACTGGACACGCTTACTGAAGATCTGACACGCCGTATGGAGGGTGCGCTCGACAGCCTGCGTCGTGATTTCGCCGGTCT
Protein-coding regions in this window:
- the pyrH gene encoding UMP kinase, encoding MNITAEGPATPRRALLKISGEALMGTGQYGVDAQTVDRIAADVAAVAQSGIQVCLVVGGGNIFRGLTAAARGMDRAQGDYAGMLATVINALMVQNALEREGIPTRVMSAIHMSSIAEPYIRRRAVRHMEKGRVVIFAAGTGNPFFTTDTAAALRAAEMDCDILLKGTQVDGVYDSDPRKNPDAKRYESLTYLEVLSRDLNVMDAAAISLARENRLPIIVFNIHEAGAFQRVLRGEGPFTRIEEAG